The Oceanisphaera avium genome includes a region encoding these proteins:
- the aroA gene encoding 3-phosphoshikimate 1-carboxyvinyltransferase, producing MESLKLSPIARVEGTINLPGSKSLSNRALLLAAQAQGITHLTNLLDSDDTRYMLDALKTLGVRYELSADKTECTVQGLGRAFSSSEPHSLFLGNAGTAMRPLCAALCLGTGEFTLTGEPRMWERPIGHLVEALREAGADISYLKDEGYPPVFINAKGLWGGDVYIDGSVSSQFLTALLMAAPMAAGDTRVHIKGELVSKPYIDITLHTMRQFGVELEHDNYQTFYIKGNQTYVSPGQFLVEGDASSASYFLAAGAIKGKVRVTGVGRTSVQGDVKFADVLEAMGAKITWGEDFIEAQHVGPLTAVDMDMNHIPDAAMTIATTALFAKGVTRITNIYNWRVKETDRLYAMATELRKLGVEVEEGEDYIVVTPSAHLQEAEIATYNDHRIAMCFSLVALSDTPVVILDPKCTAKTFPDYFEQLASISH from the coding sequence ATGGAAAGCCTTAAACTATCTCCCATTGCTCGGGTGGAGGGCACTATTAATCTGCCCGGCTCTAAGTCTTTATCAAACAGAGCATTGTTGCTAGCCGCTCAGGCTCAGGGCATCACGCACCTGACTAACCTGCTCGACAGTGATGACACGCGTTATATGCTAGATGCGCTTAAGACGCTGGGGGTGCGATATGAGTTATCTGCAGATAAAACAGAATGCACAGTTCAAGGACTGGGACGTGCTTTTAGTAGCAGTGAGCCACATTCACTATTTTTAGGTAATGCAGGGACCGCCATGCGCCCATTATGCGCCGCTTTATGCTTGGGCACCGGTGAATTTACGCTAACTGGTGAGCCGCGCATGTGGGAGCGCCCAATTGGGCATTTAGTGGAAGCGTTGCGTGAAGCCGGCGCTGACATTAGCTATTTAAAAGATGAGGGCTATCCGCCGGTATTTATTAATGCCAAAGGCTTATGGGGCGGCGATGTTTATATCGATGGCTCTGTGTCGAGCCAGTTTTTAACAGCATTGTTAATGGCGGCCCCCATGGCGGCAGGCGATACTCGCGTGCACATTAAAGGCGAATTAGTATCTAAGCCCTACATTGATATTACGTTGCATACTATGCGCCAGTTTGGCGTTGAGCTAGAGCACGATAACTACCAAACCTTTTATATTAAAGGGAATCAAACCTATGTATCGCCAGGGCAATTTTTAGTCGAAGGGGATGCTTCTTCGGCCTCTTATTTTCTAGCAGCAGGCGCGATTAAAGGGAAGGTGCGTGTTACTGGCGTGGGGCGTACTAGCGTACAAGGTGATGTGAAATTTGCCGATGTACTAGAAGCTATGGGAGCTAAAATCACCTGGGGTGAGGATTTTATTGAAGCACAACATGTCGGGCCACTCACCGCAGTGGATATGGACATGAATCACATTCCTGATGCGGCCATGACCATTGCTACTACGGCCTTATTTGCTAAAGGCGTCACTCGTATTACTAATATTTATAACTGGCGGGTAAAAGAAACGGATCGTTTATATGCCATGGCGACCGAGCTCAGAAAGCTGGGTGTAGAAGTAGAAGAAGGGGAAGATTATATTGTAGTGACGCCTAGCGCGCATTTACAAGAAGCTGAAATTGCGACTTATAATGATCATCGAATTGCCATGTGCTTTTCGCTGGTGGCGTTAAGTGATACGCCGGTGGTAATTTTAGATCCTAAGTGTACTGCGAAAACCTTTCCTGATTACTTCGAACAATTAGCGAGCATTAGCCATTAA
- the hisC gene encoding histidinol-phosphate transaminase, translating into MSINYLALANPGVDKLHPYQPGKPVEELERELGITNSIKLASNENPLGLGPKARAAIERALPELARYPDANGFALKSALAKKLGVDTEQLILGNGSNELIDLVYHTFVNAEHEIVYSQYTFIVYALATQSHGAKATVVPAKNLGHDLEAMAAAITERTKLVCITNPNNPTGTFLTKSELSTFLAKVPRQVLVILDEAYTEYVSEEERHPSIDWLAQYPNLIVSRTFSKAYGLAGLRVGYMVAHPELISVLNRVREPFNCNSLALAAAEAALDDEAYLEEAVSLNRREMARYEQFFDKQGLRYVKSQANFITLDLQRDASGVYEALLREGVIVRPIAGYGLPSCLRISIGLEHENQRCIAAIEKVLSQGV; encoded by the coding sequence GTGAGTATTAATTATCTGGCTTTAGCCAACCCAGGCGTGGATAAGCTACACCCTTATCAGCCGGGCAAGCCTGTTGAAGAATTAGAGCGCGAGTTGGGGATCACTAATAGCATTAAGCTGGCTTCTAATGAAAATCCACTGGGTTTAGGTCCTAAAGCTCGCGCGGCCATTGAGCGAGCACTGCCTGAGCTGGCGCGCTATCCTGATGCGAATGGTTTTGCCTTAAAGTCGGCGCTGGCTAAAAAATTAGGGGTAGACACTGAGCAGTTGATTTTAGGAAATGGCTCAAACGAGCTAATTGACTTGGTTTATCATACCTTTGTCAACGCTGAGCATGAGATTGTTTACTCGCAGTACACTTTTATTGTCTATGCACTGGCGACCCAAAGTCATGGCGCTAAAGCCACAGTAGTGCCTGCTAAAAACTTAGGTCATGACTTAGAGGCCATGGCTGCGGCGATTACCGAGCGCACTAAGCTGGTGTGTATTACTAATCCTAATAATCCCACCGGTACTTTTTTAACTAAGTCTGAGCTCAGTACTTTTTTAGCCAAGGTGCCACGCCAAGTATTAGTGATTTTGGATGAGGCTTATACTGAGTATGTCAGCGAGGAGGAGCGCCATCCTTCTATTGACTGGTTGGCACAATATCCTAACTTAATCGTGTCGCGTACTTTCTCTAAAGCTTATGGCTTGGCGGGGTTGCGTGTCGGATATATGGTGGCACATCCGGAATTGATCAGTGTGCTAAACCGAGTTCGCGAGCCTTTTAATTGTAATAGTTTGGCGCTGGCAGCAGCAGAAGCGGCATTAGATGACGAAGCTTATCTTGAGGAAGCGGTTAGCTTAAATCGGCGTGAAATGGCGCGATATGAGCAATTTTTTGATAAGCAGGGGCTGCGTTATGTCAAATCACAAGCAAATTTTATTACGCTTGATTTACAGCGCGATGCCAGCGGCGTTTATGAAGCCTTGCTGCGTGAGGGCGTGATTGTACGTCCCATTGCTGGATATGGTCTGCCAAGTTGTTTGCGTATTAGTATTGGCTTAGAGCATGAAAATCAGCGCTGTATTGCGGCGATTGAAAAAGTGCTGAGCCAAGGCGTATAA
- the serC gene encoding 3-phosphoserine/phosphohydroxythreonine transaminase, with amino-acid sequence MANMVYNFSAGPAMLPVEVMKQAQAEFRNFNGLGVSVMELSHRSSDFIAVAAAAEQDLRDLMQIPDNYKVLFLQGGGRGQFAAVAMNLLGKNAKADYIVTGQWSKSAIEEAAKLGEIRTLDGFAEAEQGPRPLATSWDLDPSAAYVHYCPNETVDGIEYHFVPKTGNVPLVADMSSTILSRPIDVTQFGLIYAGAQKNIGPSGLAVVIVREDLLDQAVPQTPVIMDYAAMAKADSMVNTPPTYAWYLAGLVFKWLKRQGGLTAMGERNKAKADLLYNYVDASDFYSNNVHPKARSWMNIPFQLRDESLNEAFLKQAKAAGLVALKGHRLVGGMRASVYNAMPIEGVQALVDFMDKFAKQHA; translated from the coding sequence ATGGCAAACATGGTTTATAACTTCAGTGCAGGCCCGGCTATGTTGCCGGTAGAAGTCATGAAGCAGGCACAAGCTGAGTTTCGTAATTTTAACGGCTTAGGTGTCTCTGTGATGGAGCTCAGCCACCGTAGCAGTGACTTTATTGCAGTGGCCGCGGCTGCCGAGCAAGACTTGCGCGATTTAATGCAAATTCCTGATAATTATAAAGTGTTGTTTTTACAAGGCGGTGGCCGTGGTCAATTTGCAGCTGTCGCCATGAATTTGTTAGGAAAAAATGCCAAAGCCGATTATATCGTGACCGGTCAGTGGTCTAAATCAGCCATTGAAGAAGCAGCCAAATTAGGTGAAATTCGCACGCTCGATGGCTTTGCTGAGGCTGAACAAGGACCGCGTCCTTTGGCGACCAGCTGGGATCTCGACCCAAGTGCCGCTTATGTGCATTATTGCCCAAACGAAACCGTAGATGGGATCGAATATCACTTTGTGCCCAAAACCGGTAACGTGCCCTTGGTGGCCGATATGTCATCTACTATTTTATCGCGCCCCATTGATGTTACGCAGTTCGGTCTGATTTATGCCGGTGCCCAAAAGAACATCGGGCCATCAGGCTTAGCGGTAGTGATAGTGCGCGAGGACTTACTTGACCAAGCAGTGCCACAAACCCCGGTTATTATGGATTACGCGGCTATGGCTAAGGCCGACTCTATGGTGAATACGCCGCCCACCTATGCTTGGTATTTAGCGGGATTGGTTTTTAAATGGTTAAAGCGCCAAGGTGGCTTAACCGCCATGGGTGAGCGCAATAAAGCCAAGGCCGACTTATTGTATAATTACGTGGATGCCAGCGATTTTTACAGCAATAATGTGCATCCTAAAGCGCGCTCTTGGATGAATATTCCCTTTCAGCTGCGTGATGAAAGCTTAAATGAGGCGTTCTTAAAGCAAGCGAAAGCGGCCGGTTTAGTGGCGCTAAAAGGCCACCGTTTAGTAGGCGGCATGCGTGCCAGCGTTTATAACGCCATGCCGATTGAAGGCGTACAGGCGCTGGTGGACTTCATGGATAAGTTTGCCAAGCAACACGCTTAA
- a CDS encoding MerR family transcriptional regulator codes for MPNVEVTFSISELAHEFEITPRTLRHYEELGLLSPKRKGNARIYSHKDKFRLALTIRGKRLGFSLAEMRELFELYDAEHRTRPQLHSMVAMIAEKRASLRQQQEDITKVLAELDAAEIKARDTLEKMKHH; via the coding sequence ATGCCCAATGTGGAAGTGACCTTTAGTATTTCTGAGTTGGCTCATGAGTTTGAAATTACTCCCCGCACTTTACGTCATTATGAAGAACTGGGTCTATTATCTCCCAAGCGCAAAGGTAATGCCCGTATCTACAGCCATAAAGATAAGTTCAGGTTGGCTCTTACCATACGAGGCAAACGGTTAGGCTTTAGCTTGGCAGAAATGCGCGAGCTATTTGAGCTCTACGATGCCGAGCATCGAACTCGCCCCCAACTTCATTCTATGGTTGCCATGATAGCCGAAAAGCGTGCCAGTCTTCGCCAACAGCAAGAAGATATTACTAAAGTGCTGGCTGAGCTCGATGCCGCCGAGATCAAAGCTCGCGACACCCTAGAAAAGATGAAGCACCATTAA